One window of the Helicobacter sp. 11S03491-1 genome contains the following:
- a CDS encoding TonB-dependent receptor, protein MKNNLLKILFYFIITSSLLIGEEKINHQNEKIYSLEKVTTQASMSELPLEEQSLAISIIPEDEILQNIGTGGIQTLLEQVPGILYSRSGGINGQLSIRGMNSNDTRSIVLVDGVRVSGRNTLEFNTFDPNSIESIEVIRGPASSLWGSDAMNGVVNIKTRRSHINIHDPFTLTPRIRAIDFASVNNYIGGRFELIGGGNQWDILVGVNGKRGDDYQTPIGVAKNSGFKTTGGDFNIGYTNSHSTRFYVQGRYEYIITERAGGLGAAPGYPYTDTKEDPLTEQYLRIGVQSYEFGFADKLEAYLYARKYDTDIYNNIVKTIQPVINSYIFGGRMAIEKKLSNHAIIYGVDFYTSLSPQVKLRSQKTDKIIKTLYRPSSFTDMGIFIKDDWNVLESWILSGSLRGDYVLTTIAKHPHYSSESIVDTQLLDANSIINNGALTGALGSVYFFNEYFSNAINLSHNFRVPSPGSRMNSTPAGDLRLQTVANPTLKPEYSQTGEISLRYSNPNHFVSLTGYFTYYSDLITSKTVQAGLYNQYINIGQAYITGAELEGKHSFLDNRLSLNYSATYTYAQDVSNNKPYRYIAPLYGRISLEYFASNWFFRFVQRAYLGKFASRIDPSQERPTKSYAMSDIYFGYNLKSLSKQLSGMDLIMGIENFFNTTGRNPVTVEDLKYPNTLVGNPLVEPGRNFVLKYAYKY, encoded by the coding sequence ATGAAAAATAATTTATTAAAAATTTTATTTTATTTTATAATTACTTCTTCGCTGCTTATTGGTGAAGAAAAAATAAATCACCAAAATGAAAAAATCTATTCTCTTGAAAAAGTAACAACACAAGCAAGCATGTCTGAACTTCCCTTGGAAGAGCAAAGCCTGGCTATTAGCATTATCCCTGAGGATGAAATTTTACAAAATATCGGCACAGGTGGGATTCAAACCCTTTTAGAACAAGTCCCCGGCATCCTTTATTCCAGATCGGGAGGTATCAATGGACAACTCAGCATTCGAGGGATGAATTCTAATGACACTCGCTCAATTGTTTTAGTTGATGGAGTACGTGTTTCAGGAAGAAATACATTAGAATTTAATACTTTTGATCCTAATTCCATTGAAAGTATTGAAGTGATTCGCGGTCCTGCCTCATCGCTATGGGGATCAGATGCTATGAATGGCGTAGTCAATATCAAAACGCGCAGATCTCATATAAATATCCACGATCCCTTTACTCTCACTCCCAGAATTAGAGCGATTGATTTTGCAAGTGTGAATAACTATATCGGAGGTCGATTTGAACTTATAGGAGGAGGAAATCAATGGGATATTCTTGTTGGAGTTAATGGCAAAAGAGGAGATGATTATCAAACTCCAATAGGAGTAGCTAAAAATAGTGGTTTCAAAACAACAGGTGGGGACTTTAATATAGGTTATACCAACTCCCATTCTACAAGATTTTATGTCCAAGGCAGGTATGAATATATTATTACTGAGCGTGCCGGAGGACTTGGGGCAGCTCCGGGATACCCCTATACAGATACCAAAGAAGATCCCCTCACCGAACAATATCTCCGTATAGGCGTCCAATCTTATGAATTTGGATTTGCCGATAAATTAGAAGCATATTTATATGCAAGAAAATACGACACAGACATTTATAACAATATTGTCAAAACAATCCAACCTGTCATCAATAGCTATATTTTTGGAGGTAGAATGGCAATAGAAAAAAAACTCTCTAACCACGCTATTATCTATGGAGTTGATTTTTATACAAGCTTATCTCCACAGGTCAAACTCAGGAGTCAAAAAACAGATAAAATCATCAAAACACTCTATAGACCTTCCAGTTTCACAGATATGGGTATTTTTATCAAGGATGATTGGAATGTCTTAGAATCTTGGATACTTTCAGGTTCATTGCGCGGGGATTATGTGCTAACAACTATTGCCAAACACCCTCATTATTCAAGCGAATCTATTGTAGATACTCAACTTTTAGACGCCAATAGCATTATCAATAATGGCGCACTTACAGGAGCCCTAGGATCGGTATATTTCTTCAATGAATATTTTAGTAATGCTATTAACCTCAGTCATAATTTTAGAGTCCCCTCACCGGGATCAAGAATGAATTCTACTCCGGCAGGAGACTTACGCCTTCAAACTGTTGCAAATCCTACATTAAAACCTGAATATTCACAAACCGGCGAAATCAGTTTGCGCTACTCTAATCCTAATCATTTTGTAAGTCTTACGGGTTATTTTACCTATTATAGCGATCTCATTACCTCAAAAACCGTTCAAGCAGGCTTATATAACCAATATATCAACATCGGACAAGCTTATATCACCGGGGCAGAGCTTGAGGGAAAACATTCATTTTTAGATAATCGCTTGTCATTAAACTATAGTGCAACCTATACTTACGCTCAAGATGTAAGCAACAACAAGCCTTATCGCTATATTGCCCCTTTGTATGGACGTATTAGTTTAGAGTATTTTGCATCAAATTGGTTCTTCCGTTTTGTGCAACGCGCTTATCTGGGTAAATTTGCCTCTCGTATTGATCCTTCCCAAGAACGTCCCACCAAATCTTATGCAATGAGCGATATTTACTTTGGCTATAACCTCAAATCTTTGTCCAAACAATTAAGTGGTATGGATCTTATCATGGGCATAGAGAATTTCTTCAATACGACAGGGAGGAATCCTGTTACTGTCGAGGATCTCAAATACCCCAATACTTTGGTAGGTAATCCTCTTGTAGAGCCCGGTAGAAATTTTGTGCTTAAATATGCTTATAAATATTAA
- a CDS encoding aspartate/tyrosine/aromatic aminotransferase, translated as MKTYFNVAQRSWKNKIAYLDSNGYEEKGIYNYFLYQNILEYFDIYTRLEEGLENFDAIVIPTSIDEIYLLRHASKIQSYLEKGGILLSFAQNFLPWLPGNNLYIPSEISIKDRTIYPSKHSIFEGVREYDLNYRRGVKGFFNRGYFIPPKNAQIILKDNEDCCVAYIDRHSTRGIILSSAGADLLGFGIFDNNTARRMGLGLLEWVWEEIKNTKDNQ; from the coding sequence GTGAAGACTTATTTTAATGTAGCGCAAAGATCTTGGAAGAATAAGATAGCCTATCTTGATAGTAATGGGTATGAAGAAAAAGGGATTTATAATTATTTTTTATATCAAAATATCTTGGAATATTTTGATATTTATACGCGTCTGGAAGAAGGGTTGGAAAATTTTGATGCTATTGTTATCCCCACAAGCATTGATGAAATCTATCTTTTAAGACATGCTTCCAAAATCCAATCTTATCTTGAAAAAGGAGGCATTCTTTTATCTTTTGCGCAAAATTTTTTACCTTGGCTTCCGGGAAATAATCTTTATATTCCAAGTGAGATTTCAATAAAAGATAGAACTATATATCCAAGCAAACATTCTATATTTGAAGGGGTGAGAGAATATGATTTGAATTATCGACGCGGTGTAAAGGGGTTTTTTAATCGGGGTTATTTTATTCCCCCTAAAAATGCGCAAATAATTCTAAAAGATAATGAAGATTGTTGTGTGGCTTATATTGATAGGCATAGCACTCGTGGGATTATTTTAAGCAGTGCCGGAGCAGATTTGTTAGGGTTTGGTATTTTTGATAATAATACGGCAAGAAGAATGGGATTGGGGTTGTTGGAGTGGGTTTGGGAAGAAATAAAAAATACTAAGGATAATCAATGA